The Streptomyces bacillaris sequence GTTCCTCGACGAGATAGCCTCCCCGGCCGGACGCGCCTCCATCAGGGACGCGCTCCTCGGTGACCCCGACGGCGACAACGCCGGCCGCTGCTCCGCGTACGCCGCCCAGCAGATCGAGGCCATCCTGAACCGCGCCGCCCGGCGCGGCGAACCGGCCCCGGACACGGAAACGCTCATCGACCTGGTCGTGGCACCGGTCATGTACCGCATCCTGTTCCGCCCCGGTGGCCTGGACGCCGCGTACGTACAGGGCCTGGTGACCCACGCCCTCGGCGGGCGGTGACCTCTCAGTCGTCCGCCCTCGCCCCGGCCGCCGCCACCGCCTTGGCCCAGCGGTAGTCAGCCTTGCCGCTCGGTGAGCGCTGGATCCGGTCGGCCAGGACCAGGGCGCGCGGGATCTTGTATCCGGCGAGCCGGGTCCGGCAGTGGGCCTGGACCGCGTCCAGGTCCAACGCCGCCGCCCCCTCGCGGAGTTCGAGGACGGCCGCGACCCTGCTGCCCCAGCGTGCGTCGGGGACGCCCGCCACGAGTGCGTCGTACACGTCCGGGTGGGACTTGAGGGCCTGCTCGACCTCCTCCGGATAGACCTTCTCCCCGCCGGTGTTGATGCACTGCGAGCCCCGGCCGAGCACGGTGACGATGCCGTCCGCGTCCACGGTCGCCATGTCGCCCAGCAGCACCCACCGTTCGCCGTTCTTGTGGAAGAAGGTGTCGGCGGTCTTGGCCGGGTCGTTGTAGTAGCCGAGCGGTACGTGGCCCCGCTGGGCGATGCGACCCACCTCGCCCGGTGCCACCGGCTCGTACGTCGCCGGATCGACCACGGCCGTACGGGCGTTGACCTGGACCCGGAAGCCGCGCTCGGGGCCGGAGTCGGCGGTCGCCGTGCCGTTGAAGCCGGACTCGGAGGAGCCGAAGTTGTTGAGCAGCATCACGGTCGGCACCAGCGCCTGGAACTCCGCCCGCACCGAGTCCGACATGATCGCCCCGGAGCTGGAGACGGAGAACAGCGACGAACAGTCCGTCCCGCGCAGCGGCCCGTTGAGGGCGTCGATCAGCGGACGCAGCATCGCGTCGCCCACCAGGGAGACGCTGGTGACCTTCTCCCTCTCGATCGTCCGCAGCACCTCCTCGGGGACGAACTTGCGGTGCACGACGACCCGTTGACCGAAGTTGAAG is a genomic window containing:
- a CDS encoding acyl-CoA synthetase; amino-acid sequence: MEYNLADLFESVVDVVPDREALLYVDHPGTGAERRLTYLQLDAAANRIAHHLIGAGLRPGEHLGLHLYNGIEYLQTALGALKARLVPVNVNYRYVEEELVYLYRDADLAGLVFDGAFDERVAAASAQAPALRHLVRVGSTPAPPDLEAAPFTEAESSGSPLRGFEPRSADDQFIIYTGGTTGMPKGVMWRQEDLFFSGLGGGAPTGEPVRSPQELAERVAAGGDGITFFPTPPLMHGTSTLTAFIGFNFGQRVVVHRKFVPEEVLRTIEREKVTSVSLVGDAMLRPLIDALNGPLRGTDCSSLFSVSSSGAIMSDSVRAEFQALVPTVMLLNNFGSSESGFNGTATADSGPERGFRVQVNARTAVVDPATYEPVAPGEVGRIAQRGHVPLGYYNDPAKTADTFFHKNGERWVLLGDMATVDADGIVTVLGRGSQCINTGGEKVYPEEVEQALKSHPDVYDALVAGVPDARWGSRVAAVLELREGAAALDLDAVQAHCRTRLAGYKIPRALVLADRIQRSPSGKADYRWAKAVAAAGARADD
- a CDS encoding TetR/AcrR family transcriptional regulator, producing MSPRPMARPGGRSARVQEAVHAAVRDLLGEVGRDALTVPLVAARAGVTPSTVYRRWGDLRELLSDVAVEHLRPDADPADLGSLRADLDAWAEQFLDEIASPAGRASIRDALLGDPDGDNAGRCSAYAAQQIEAILNRAARRGEPAPDTETLIDLVVAPVMYRILFRPGGLDAAYVQGLVTHALGGR